In Nomia melanderi isolate GNS246 chromosome 4, iyNomMela1, whole genome shotgun sequence, the following are encoded in one genomic region:
- the LOC116435052 gene encoding uncharacterized protein LOC116435052 isoform X3, with protein sequence MNNDTYEGEYKVQYGQFMIVKQGNGVYTTDDLDEYNGKWDDDAYAEDKIHIRYNNNAEFRGNIDSKGTMNGPGIYMFPDGSSLEANWLNNKPFTNIIYRESLGFKWVLESLSENMISFSPGNHFWDDMVFIQDTAHSTHNESTGSI encoded by the exons ATG AATAATGACACGTACGAGGGagaatacaaagttcaatatggACAATTTATGATAGTAAAACAAG GTAACGGAGTATACACCACAGATGATCTTGATGAATACAATGGTAAATGGGATGACGATGCGTATGCTGAAGATAAAATACATATTCG TTACAATAACAACGCTGAGTTTCGGGGTAATATTGATTCGAAGGGAACAATGAATGGCCCAGGAATTTACATGTTCCCCGATGGATCTTCTTTAGAAGCAAACTGGCTAAATAATAAaccatttacaaatattatttatagagaGTCTCTTGGGTTCAAATGGGTACTTGAATCCTTATCAGAgaat ATGATCTCGTTTTCACCTGGAAATCATTTTTGGGATGATATGGTATTCATCCAGGACACCGCTCATTCTACTCACAACGAATCTACTGGGAGCATATAA
- the LOC116435052 gene encoding uncharacterized protein LOC116435052 isoform X1, translating to MNNDTYEGEYKVQYGQFMIVKQGCYFKKYFQWILLFICIRCTGNGVYTTDDLDEYNGKWDDDAYAEDKIHIRYNNNAEFRGNIDSKGTMNGPGIYMFPDGSSLEANWLNNKPFTNIIYRESLGFKWVLESLSENMISFSPGNHFWDDMVFIQDTAHSTHNESTGSI from the exons ATG AATAATGACACGTACGAGGGagaatacaaagttcaatatggACAATTTATGATAGTAAAACAAGGTtgctattttaaaaaatattttcaatggatattgttatttatatgtatacgcTGTACAGGTAACGGAGTATACACCACAGATGATCTTGATGAATACAATGGTAAATGGGATGACGATGCGTATGCTGAAGATAAAATACATATTCG TTACAATAACAACGCTGAGTTTCGGGGTAATATTGATTCGAAGGGAACAATGAATGGCCCAGGAATTTACATGTTCCCCGATGGATCTTCTTTAGAAGCAAACTGGCTAAATAATAAaccatttacaaatattatttatagagaGTCTCTTGGGTTCAAATGGGTACTTGAATCCTTATCAGAgaat ATGATCTCGTTTTCACCTGGAAATCATTTTTGGGATGATATGGTATTCATCCAGGACACCGCTCATTCTACTCACAACGAATCTACTGGGAGCATATAA
- the LOC116435052 gene encoding uncharacterized protein LOC116435052 isoform X4, whose amino-acid sequence MIVKQGNGVYTTDDLDEYNGKWDDDAYAEDKIHIRYNNNAEFRGNIDSKGTMNGPGIYMFPDGSSLEANWLNNKPFTNIIYRESLGFKWVLESLSENMISFSPGNHFWDDMVFIQDTAHSTHNESTGSI is encoded by the exons ATGATAGTAAAACAAG GTAACGGAGTATACACCACAGATGATCTTGATGAATACAATGGTAAATGGGATGACGATGCGTATGCTGAAGATAAAATACATATTCG TTACAATAACAACGCTGAGTTTCGGGGTAATATTGATTCGAAGGGAACAATGAATGGCCCAGGAATTTACATGTTCCCCGATGGATCTTCTTTAGAAGCAAACTGGCTAAATAATAAaccatttacaaatattatttatagagaGTCTCTTGGGTTCAAATGGGTACTTGAATCCTTATCAGAgaat ATGATCTCGTTTTCACCTGGAAATCATTTTTGGGATGATATGGTATTCATCCAGGACACCGCTCATTCTACTCACAACGAATCTACTGGGAGCATATAA
- the LOC116435052 gene encoding uncharacterized protein LOC116435052 isoform X2 — protein sequence MIVKQGCYFKKYFQWILLFICIRCTGNGVYTTDDLDEYNGKWDDDAYAEDKIHIRYNNNAEFRGNIDSKGTMNGPGIYMFPDGSSLEANWLNNKPFTNIIYRESLGFKWVLESLSENMISFSPGNHFWDDMVFIQDTAHSTHNESTGSI from the exons ATGATAGTAAAACAAGGTtgctattttaaaaaatattttcaatggatattgttatttatatgtatacgcTGTACAGGTAACGGAGTATACACCACAGATGATCTTGATGAATACAATGGTAAATGGGATGACGATGCGTATGCTGAAGATAAAATACATATTCG TTACAATAACAACGCTGAGTTTCGGGGTAATATTGATTCGAAGGGAACAATGAATGGCCCAGGAATTTACATGTTCCCCGATGGATCTTCTTTAGAAGCAAACTGGCTAAATAATAAaccatttacaaatattatttatagagaGTCTCTTGGGTTCAAATGGGTACTTGAATCCTTATCAGAgaat ATGATCTCGTTTTCACCTGGAAATCATTTTTGGGATGATATGGTATTCATCCAGGACACCGCTCATTCTACTCACAACGAATCTACTGGGAGCATATAA
- the muc gene encoding dihydrolipoamide S-acetyltransferase muc isoform X1, giving the protein MIRTTSGLRNELARAILRSTIRTNIVRSVVIRCLHRKHLQRIQVHNTLRLTVAPWKQQYRFYADYPDHVKVQLPALSPTMETGTIVSWQKKEGDKLNEGDLLAEIETDKATMGFETPEEGYLAKILVPAGSKNVPIGKLVCIIVSDEGSVAAFKDFKDDSAAAPPPPAAAPAAPTPAPSTPPPSPVTPPTPAAAKLPTSSGDRIYASPLAKRLALEKGLSLQGLKGSGLYGSITSKDLGAAAPAAAVQPGVAMGVPGGFDVPVSNIRAVIAKRLLESKQTIPHYYLSIDIKMDAALEMRNQFNKMLEKDKVKISVNDIIIKGMAMACKKVPEGNSAWMGDVIRQYNNVDVSVAVSTENGLITPIVFTADAKGIVQISKDVKALATKAREGKLQPQEFQGGTITVSNLGMFGIKNFSAIINPPQSIILAVGTTEARLIPAKNENGFTTAQYMSVTASCDHRTVDGAVGAQWLAAFKSFMENPTNMLL; this is encoded by the exons ATGATACGAACCACAAGCGGTCTACGTAATGAATTGGCACGCGCTATACTTCGAAGTACCATACGAACGAACATCGTAAGATCTGTGGTCATACGATGTCTTCACAGAAAACATCTACAAAG GATTCAGGTTCACAATACTTTGCGCCTTACGGTGGCACCATGGAAGCAACAATATAGGTTTTACGCAGATTACCCTGATCATGTCAAAGTACAATTGCCTGCACTGTCTCCTACTATGGAAACAGGCACTATTGTTAGTTGGCAAAAAAAGGAAG gtgatAAGTTAAATGAAGGTGACTTATTAGCAGAAATTGAAACTGATAAAGCAACAATGGGTTTTGAGACTCCTGAAGAGGGGTACCTGGCAAAAATTCTTGTACCAGCAGGATCAAAAAATGTACCAATTGGCAAACTTGTTTGTATAATTGTTTCGGATGAAGGTAGTGTAGCTGCCTTCAAAGATTTCAAAGATGACTCTGCAGCTGCTCCACCTCCACCTGCTGCTGCACCAGCAGCACCGACTCCTGCACCATCCACTCCTCCTCCAAGTCCTGTAACACCACCAACACCAGCAGCTGCCAAATTACCTACATCTTCTGGTGATAGAATATATGCTAGTCCTTTAGCCAAACGTCTTGCTCTTGAAAAAGGCCTTAGTTTGCAA gGTCTAAAGGGTTCTGGATTATATGGTTCCATAACATCTAAGGACTTAGGAGCTGCTGCCCCAGCTGCTGCTGTCCAGCCTGGAGTGGCAATGGGTGTTCCCGGAGGATTCGATGTTCCTGTATCCAATATACGAGCAGTAATTGCCAAACGTCTCCTGGAAAGTAAACAGACTATCccacattattatttatcaatagATATAAAAATGGATGCAGCTCTAGAAATGCGAAACCAATTTAACAAAATGTTAGAAAAGGACAAGGTAAAGATCAGTGTAAATGATATCATTATCAAAGGCATGGCAATGGCTTGCAAAAAAGTACCTGAAGGCAACAGTGCTTGGATGGGTGATGTTATTAGGCA GTACAATAATGTTGATGTAAGCGTAGCAGTTAGTACTGAGAATGGTCTCATTACACCAATAGTCTTCACTGCTGATGCAAAGGGTATAGTTCAGATTAGTAAAGATGTAAAAGCATTAGCTACAAAGGCAAGGGAAGGAAAATTACAGCCACAGGAATTCCAAGGTGGAACTATAACTGTATCTAATCTGGGAATGTTTGGTATTAAAAACTTCTCTGCCATTATAAATCCTCCCCAATCTATCATCCTTGCTGTTGGTACTACTGAAGCTAGACTAATACCTGCCAAGAACGAGAACGG ATTTACAACTGCCCAATATATGTCCGTCACTGCCAGTTGCGACCACCGTACCGTGGATGGTGCGGTAGGTGCTCAGTGGTTAGCTGCATTCAAGAGTTTCATGGAGAATCCTACAAACATGCTATTGTA
- the muc gene encoding dihydrolipoamide S-acetyltransferase muc isoform X2 produces MIRTTSGLRNELARAILRSTIRTNIVRSVVIRCLHRKHLQRIQVHNTLRLTVAPWKQQYRFYADYPDHVKVQLPALSPTMETGTIVSWQKKEGDKLNEGDLLAEIETDKATMGFETPEEGYLAKILVPAGSKNVPIGKLVCIIVSDEGSVAAFKDFKDDSAAAPPPPAAAPAAPTPAPSTPPPSPVTPPTPAAAKLPTSSGDRIYASPLAKRLALEKGLSLQGLKGSGLYGSITSKDLGAAAPAAAVQPGVAMGVPGGFDVPVSNIRAVIAKRLLESKQTIPHYYLSIDIKMDAALEMRNQFNKMLEKDKVKISVNDIIIKGMAMACKKVPEGNSAWMGDVIRQYNNVDVSVAVSTENGLITPIVFTADAKGIVQISKDVKALATKAREGKLQPQEFQGGTITVSNLGMFGIKNFSAIINPPQSIILAVGTTEARLIPAKNENGFTTAQYMSVTASCDHRTVDGAVGAQWLAAFKSFMENPTNMLL; encoded by the exons ATGATACGAACCACAAGCGGTCTACGTAATGAATTGGCACGCGCTATACTTCGAAGTACCATACGAACGAACATCGTAAGATCTGTGGTCATACGATGTCTTCACAGAAAACATCTACAAAG GATTCAGGTTCACAATACTTTGCGCCTTACGGTGGCACCATGGAAGCAACAATATAGGTTTTACGCAGATTACCCTGATCATGTCAAAGTACAATTGCCTGCACTGTCTCCTACTATGGAAACAGGCACTATTGTTAGTTGGCAAAAAAAGGAAG gtgatAAGTTAAATGAAGGTGACTTATTAGCAGAAATTGAAACTGATAAAGCAACAATGGGTTTTGAGACTCCTGAAGAGGGGTACCTGGCAAAAATTCTTGTACCAGCAGGATCAAAAAATGTACCAATTGGCAAACTTGTTTGTATAATTGTTTCGGATGAAGGTAGTGTAGCTGCCTTCAAAGATTTCAAAGATGACTCTGCAGCTGCTCCACCTCCACCTGCTGCTGCACCAGCAGCACCGACTCCTGCACCATCCACTCCTCCTCCAAGTCCTGTAACACCACCAACACCAGCAGCTGCCAAATTACCTACATCTTCTGGTGATAGAATATATGCTAGTCCTTTAGCCAAACGTCTTGCTCTTGAAAAAGGCCTTAGTTTGCAA gGTCTAAAGGGTTCTGGATTATATGGTTCCATAACATCTAAGGACTTAGGAGCTGCTGCCCCAGCTGCTGCTGTCCAGCCTGGAGTGGCAATGGGTGTTCCCGGAGGATTCGATGTTCCTGTATCCAATATACGAGCAGTAATTGCCAAACGTCTCCTGGAAAGTAAACAGACTATCccacattattatttatcaatagATATAAAAATGGATGCAGCTCTAGAAATGCGAAACCAATTTAACAAAATGTTAGAAAAGGACAAGGTAAAGATCAGTGTAAATGATATCATTATCAAAGGCATGGCAATGGCTTGCAAAAAAGTACCTGAAGGCAACAGTGCTTGGATGGGTGATGTTATTAGGCA GTACAATAATGTTGATGTAAGCGTAGCAGTTAGTACTGAGAATGGTCTCATTACACCAATAGTCTTCACTGCTGATGCAAAGGGTATAGTTCAGATTAGTAAAGATGTAAAAGCATTAGCTACAAAGGCAAGGGAAGGAAAATTACAGCCACAGGAATTCCAAGGTGGAACTATAACTGTATCTAATCTGGGAATGTTTGGTATTAAAAACTTCTCTGCCATTATAAATCCTCCCCAATCTATCATCCTTGCTGTTGGTACTACTGAAGCTAGACTAATACCTGCCAAGAACGAGAACGG ATTTACAACTGCCCAATATATGTCCGTCACTGCCAGTTGCGACCACCGTACCGTGGATGGTGCGGTAGGTGCTCAGTGGTTAGCTGCATTCAAGAGTTTCATGGAGAATCCTACAAACATGCTATTGTAG